One Nocardia iowensis DNA window includes the following coding sequences:
- a CDS encoding SgcJ/EcaC family oxidoreductase yields the protein MPSPDELVRDMCRSWSDPDPDRIAAFFAEDAVYHNIPTEPVVGRTAIRDFIAGFLTTFEAVDFDIHHQITAGNLVMNERTDTLRGAGHTIPLPVTGVFEVAGDTILAWRDYFDMGVINRAFNL from the coding sequence ATGCCAAGCCCCGACGAACTCGTCCGCGACATGTGCCGCAGCTGGTCCGATCCCGACCCAGACCGAATCGCCGCCTTCTTCGCCGAAGACGCCGTCTACCACAACATTCCGACCGAGCCCGTGGTCGGCCGCACCGCCATCCGCGACTTCATCGCAGGCTTCCTGACCACCTTCGAGGCCGTCGACTTCGACATCCACCACCAGATCACCGCCGGCAACCTGGTCATGAACGAACGCACCGACACCCTCCGCGGCGCGGGCCACACCATCCCCCTCCCCGTCACCGGCGTCTTCGAAGTAGCGGGCGACACCATCCTCGCCTGGCGCGACTACTTCGACATGGGCGTAATCAACCGAGCCTTCAACCTCTGA
- a CDS encoding bifunctional 2-methylcitrate synthase/citrate synthase — MTEIKKGLAGVVVDTTTISKVVPETNSLTYRGYAVQDLARHCTFEEVAYLLWYGELPDAAQLALLCQRERAQRRVDRSILSLVEKMPTSCHPMDVVRTVVSYLGAEDPEEDLGGAPAQRALLAKALRLTAVLPTVIAADMRRRRGLDPIAPHSHLGFAENFLNMCFGSVPDPRIVRAFEISLILYAEHSFNASTFAARVVTSTQSDVYSAVTAAIGALKGPLHGGANEAVMHTMLEIGAPELAAEWLRAKLARKQKVMGFGHRVYKNGDSRVPTMRDALEQVAEVTGGQRWVRMYTELERAMAEATGIKPNLDFPAGPAYYLMGFDIEMFTPIFVMSRITGWTAHIVEQSASNALIRPLSEYVGVPQRELTASR; from the coding sequence ATGACCGAAATCAAGAAGGGGCTGGCCGGGGTGGTGGTCGACACGACGACCATCTCGAAGGTGGTGCCCGAGACCAATTCACTGACCTATCGCGGGTACGCGGTGCAGGATCTCGCGCGGCACTGCACGTTCGAGGAGGTCGCCTATCTGCTCTGGTACGGCGAACTGCCCGACGCGGCGCAACTCGCACTGCTGTGCCAGCGGGAACGCGCGCAACGCCGCGTCGACCGATCCATCCTGTCGCTCGTCGAAAAGATGCCTACCTCTTGCCATCCGATGGATGTGGTCCGCACCGTCGTCAGCTATCTCGGTGCCGAAGACCCCGAGGAGGATCTGGGTGGCGCCCCCGCGCAGCGAGCGCTGTTGGCCAAGGCATTACGGCTGACCGCGGTGTTGCCGACGGTCATCGCGGCCGATATGCGTCGTCGCCGCGGCCTCGATCCCATTGCGCCGCACTCACATCTGGGCTTCGCGGAGAACTTCCTGAACATGTGCTTCGGGTCGGTGCCCGACCCGCGTATCGTGCGCGCCTTCGAGATCTCGCTGATCCTGTACGCGGAGCACAGTTTCAACGCCTCGACGTTCGCGGCGCGGGTGGTCACCTCGACGCAGTCGGACGTGTACAGCGCGGTCACCGCCGCCATCGGCGCGTTGAAGGGTCCGCTGCACGGCGGTGCCAATGAGGCCGTCATGCACACGATGCTGGAGATCGGTGCGCCGGAACTGGCCGCGGAATGGTTGCGCGCCAAGCTCGCTCGTAAACAGAAGGTGATGGGTTTCGGGCACCGGGTCTACAAGAACGGCGACTCCAGGGTGCCGACCATGCGGGACGCGCTGGAGCAGGTCGCCGAGGTGACCGGCGGGCAACGGTGGGTGCGCATGTACACCGAACTGGAGCGGGCGATGGCCGAGGCGACCGGCATCAAGCCGAATCTCGACTTCCCGGCGGGTCCGGCCTACTACCTGATGGGCTTCGACATCGAGATGTTCACGCCGATCTTCGTGATGAGCCGGATCACCGGCTGGACCGCGCACATCGTCGAGCAGTCCGCCTCGAATGCGCTGATCCGCCCGCTGTCGGAGTATGTCGGGGTGCCGCAGCGGGAGTTGACCGCCAGCCGCTGA
- the prpB gene encoding methylisocitrate lyase, whose translation MTGLLAAATSAADKRAAFRAGLTSGQIQRLPGAFNPLVARLVQEIGFEGVYVSGAVMSAELALPDIGLTTLSEITARGQQIARVTDLPVLIDADTGFGEPMNAARTVTLLEDAGLAGCHLEDQVNPKRCGHLDGKAVVPVGEMIRRLRAAVSARRDPNFVLCARTDARGTEGLDAAIDRAKAYADAGADLIFTEALADAAEFAKFRAAVDVPLLANMTEFGKSELLSTRTLQDLGYNAVIYPVTTLRLAMYAVEHGLREIASTGTQSGLVPAMQHRSRLYELLQYQRYNDFDSGIFTYTVSERSERTNDTARFAHGGAERQRGVDGSE comes from the coding sequence GTGACGGGTTTGCTGGCCGCCGCGACGAGTGCGGCCGACAAGCGCGCGGCATTCCGCGCTGGACTGACGTCGGGGCAGATCCAGCGGTTGCCGGGTGCGTTCAATCCGCTGGTGGCCAGGCTGGTTCAGGAGATCGGTTTCGAGGGCGTCTATGTCTCGGGCGCCGTGATGTCGGCCGAACTCGCTCTGCCCGATATCGGACTGACCACGCTCAGCGAGATCACCGCGCGGGGTCAGCAGATCGCGCGGGTCACCGATCTGCCGGTGCTGATCGACGCCGACACCGGGTTCGGCGAGCCGATGAACGCCGCGCGCACGGTGACGTTGCTGGAGGACGCGGGGCTGGCCGGTTGTCACCTCGAAGATCAGGTGAACCCGAAACGTTGCGGCCATCTCGACGGTAAGGCGGTGGTGCCCGTCGGCGAGATGATCCGTCGGTTGCGTGCCGCCGTTTCGGCCCGGCGGGACCCGAACTTCGTGCTGTGCGCCAGAACCGATGCCCGCGGTACCGAAGGGCTGGATGCGGCCATCGACCGGGCCAAGGCATACGCCGACGCAGGCGCCGATCTCATCTTCACCGAGGCGCTGGCCGACGCCGCCGAATTCGCGAAATTCCGTGCCGCCGTCGATGTTCCGTTGCTCGCCAACATGACCGAGTTCGGCAAATCCGAGCTGCTTTCGACGCGGACACTGCAGGACCTCGGCTACAACGCCGTCATCTATCCGGTGACAACGCTGCGGCTGGCGATGTACGCCGTGGAGCACGGACTGCGCGAAATCGCCTCGACCGGAACGCAATCCGGCCTGGTTCCGGCGATGCAGCATCGCTCTCGGCTGTACGAGCTCCTGCAGTACCAGCGGTACAACGACTTCGATTCCGGAATTTTCACTTACACCGTGAGCGAGCGTAGCGAGCGGACCAATGACACAGCGCGATTCGCGCACGGCGGAGCCGAGCGCCAGCGAGGCGTAGACGGGAGCGAGTGA
- a CDS encoding DUF1737 domain-containing protein, whose translation MNDRPLRYRLITGVDDASFCERISALLDQGYRLHGSPAVTFNGTEVIAAQAVIWDGE comes from the coding sequence ATGAACGACCGCCCCCTGCGCTACCGGCTGATCACCGGCGTCGACGACGCTTCCTTCTGCGAGCGGATCAGCGCTCTGCTCGATCAGGGCTATCGGCTGCACGGCTCCCCCGCGGTGACCTTCAACGGCACCGAGGTGATCGCGGCACAGGCGGTGATCTGGGACGGCGAGTAG
- the prpD gene encoding 2-methylcitrate dehydratase PrpD encodes MKTHIVRARPADADFPRAEHLATKIAEVAADPVEVSAEVAEMIVNRIIDNAAVAAAALTRRPVTSARAQALAQPYRPGPGRSGATVFGLPARHWVSPEWAAWANGVAVRELDFHDTFLAAEYSHPGDNIPPILAVAQHLGRSGADLIRGLATGYEIQIDLVRGICLHEHKIDHVAHLGPSAAAGIGTLLGLDTETIYQAIGQALHTTTATRQSRKGEISSWKAYAPAFAGKMAVEAVDRAMRGEGAPAPIWEGADGVIAWLLGGSAAEYRVPLPGPGEAKRAILDSYTKEHSAEYQSQAPIDLARRMRSRIGDLDQIASIVLHTSHHTHVVIGTGSGDPQKFDPHASRETLDHSVPYIFAVALQDGTWHHERSYAPERAQRPDTVALWRKISTTEDPEWTRRYHATDPNEKAFGARAVVTLKSGETIVDELAVADAHPLGARPFAREQYIAKFRTLADGVLDAAEQDRFLDAAQRTPELAAGELDQLTFTVSSAVLDRAPRTPEGVF; translated from the coding sequence ATGAAGACACACATCGTACGCGCCCGCCCCGCCGACGCCGATTTCCCGCGCGCGGAACACCTGGCAACCAAGATTGCCGAAGTGGCTGCCGACCCCGTCGAGGTCAGCGCCGAGGTCGCCGAGATGATCGTGAACCGGATCATCGACAACGCGGCCGTCGCGGCGGCGGCATTGACCCGCCGTCCGGTGACCAGCGCCAGGGCCCAGGCACTCGCGCAACCGTATCGACCTGGACCGGGGCGCTCGGGTGCGACGGTGTTCGGGCTGCCCGCGCGACACTGGGTGTCGCCGGAGTGGGCGGCCTGGGCCAACGGAGTCGCGGTGCGCGAGCTCGACTTTCACGACACGTTTCTGGCGGCGGAGTATTCGCACCCCGGTGACAACATCCCGCCGATCCTCGCGGTGGCGCAGCATCTCGGTCGTAGTGGCGCTGACCTGATCCGCGGCCTGGCAACGGGTTACGAGATCCAGATCGACCTGGTGCGCGGAATCTGCCTGCACGAGCACAAGATCGACCACGTCGCGCACCTCGGTCCGTCCGCCGCCGCGGGGATCGGCACGCTGCTAGGGCTCGACACCGAGACGATCTATCAGGCGATCGGCCAGGCGCTGCACACCACCACCGCGACCCGTCAATCGCGCAAGGGCGAGATCTCCAGTTGGAAGGCCTACGCGCCCGCGTTCGCCGGGAAGATGGCGGTCGAGGCGGTGGACCGGGCGATGCGTGGCGAGGGCGCGCCCGCGCCGATCTGGGAAGGCGCCGACGGTGTGATCGCCTGGCTGCTCGGCGGATCGGCCGCGGAATACCGGGTGCCGCTGCCCGGTCCGGGCGAGGCGAAGCGCGCGATTCTGGACAGCTATACCAAGGAACATTCGGCCGAGTATCAGAGCCAGGCGCCGATCGATCTGGCCCGCCGAATGCGTTCGCGCATCGGCGATCTCGACCAGATCGCCTCGATCGTGTTGCACACCAGCCATCACACCCATGTAGTGATCGGCACCGGCTCGGGCGACCCGCAGAAGTTCGACCCGCACGCCAGCCGGGAAACCCTCGACCATTCGGTGCCTTACATCTTCGCGGTCGCGTTGCAAGACGGAACTTGGCATCACGAGCGGTCCTACGCCCCCGAACGCGCGCAGCGGCCGGACACCGTCGCGCTGTGGCGCAAGATCTCCACCACCGAGGATCCGGAGTGGACGCGGCGCTATCACGCCACCGACCCGAACGAAAAGGCTTTCGGGGCACGGGCGGTGGTGACGTTGAAGAGCGGGGAGACCATCGTCGACGAGCTCGCCGTTGCCGACGCGCACCCGCTCGGTGCGCGGCCGTTCGCCAGGGAGCAGTACATCGCCAAGTTCCGCACGCTCGCCGACGGCGTGCTCGACGCCGCCGAACAGGATCGCTTCCTGGACGCGGCCCAGCGCACACCGGAACTCGCCGCGGGCGAACTGGATCAGCTGACGTTCACCGTATCGAGCGCCGTGCTGGACCGGGCGCCCCGGACGCCGGAAGGGGTCTTCTGA
- a CDS encoding short-chain fatty acyl-CoA regulator family protein — protein MRKMYAGARLRRLREERRLTQAALAKSLDLSPSYLNQLERDQRPLTIPVLLKLNSTFDLDVQFFAADSDARLVSDLHEVLIDAAGGHTAPLTEVEELATRQPEVARIVVAMHRRLRAATDQLDLLSARVSAPTGAPGMPMPYEDVRDFFYDHHNHIPQLDIAAEQLFEQSGLTIGSLDRQLARVAEERAGVTVLVRGDGADPSIPKRQYDPDSRTLTLARRLRPGQRAFQIATTLAFLLYGTELDGVLAETPSLTGESRTLARIGLANYFAGALVLPYGRFLRSAEDLHYDIDLLGLRFEVGFETICHRLSTLQRQGQRGVPFFFVRTDRAGNISKRQSATAFHFSRVGGSCPLWVVHEAFAYPGRILTQIAEMPDGRRYLWVARTAMTAPHGFGTATKNFAIGLGCDIEYAERLVYSAGLQLDDPATAVQIGAGCKVCERPSCPQRAFPHIGSPLAVSEHTSTDLPYPRVGR, from the coding sequence GTGCGGAAGATGTACGCGGGAGCTCGCCTTCGCCGATTACGCGAGGAGCGCAGGCTCACCCAGGCGGCGCTGGCGAAGTCGCTGGATCTGTCGCCCAGCTATCTCAACCAACTGGAGCGCGACCAGCGGCCGCTCACCATCCCGGTACTGCTGAAGCTCAACTCCACCTTCGATCTGGACGTCCAGTTCTTCGCCGCGGACTCGGACGCGCGCCTCGTATCGGACCTGCACGAGGTGCTGATCGATGCCGCAGGCGGCCACACCGCGCCGCTGACCGAGGTGGAGGAACTGGCCACCAGGCAACCCGAGGTCGCCAGGATCGTCGTCGCGATGCACCGCAGGCTGCGCGCCGCCACCGACCAGCTCGATCTGCTCTCCGCCCGGGTGTCCGCACCGACCGGCGCCCCCGGCATGCCGATGCCCTACGAAGATGTGCGGGACTTCTTCTACGACCATCACAATCACATTCCGCAGCTCGACATCGCCGCCGAGCAGCTGTTCGAACAATCCGGACTGACCATCGGCTCGCTGGATCGCCAGCTCGCGAGGGTGGCCGAGGAACGCGCCGGGGTCACCGTGCTGGTGCGCGGCGACGGCGCGGATCCGTCCATCCCCAAACGGCAATACGATCCCGACAGCCGAACCCTGACCTTGGCCAGGCGATTACGGCCGGGGCAGCGCGCCTTCCAGATCGCGACCACTCTCGCGTTCCTGCTGTACGGCACCGAGTTGGACGGCGTCCTCGCCGAAACCCCCTCGCTCACCGGTGAATCCCGCACGCTCGCGCGGATCGGGCTGGCCAACTACTTCGCCGGCGCACTGGTGCTGCCCTACGGGCGTTTTCTGCGCTCCGCCGAGGACCTGCACTACGATATCGACCTGCTCGGCCTGCGTTTCGAGGTCGGCTTCGAAACCATCTGCCACCGACTCAGCACCCTGCAACGGCAGGGTCAGCGCGGGGTGCCGTTCTTCTTCGTCCGCACCGACCGCGCGGGCAATATCTCGAAACGCCAGTCGGCCACGGCTTTCCACTTCTCCCGGGTCGGCGGCAGCTGCCCGCTCTGGGTGGTACACGAGGCCTTCGCGTATCCGGGCCGCATCCTCACCCAGATCGCCGAAATGCCGGACGGTCGACGTTATCTGTGGGTCGCGCGCACCGCGATGACCGCGCCGCACGGATTCGGCACCGCGACAAAGAACTTCGCGATCGGGCTCGGCTGTGACATCGAATACGCCGAACGGCTGGTGTATTCGGCCGGCCTGCAGCTCGACGACCCGGCGACGGCGGTGCAGATCGGCGCGGGATGCAAGGTCTGCGAACGGCCGTCGTGTCCGCAGCGCGCGTTCCCGCATATCGGCAGCCCGCTCGCGGTCTCCGAACACACCAGCACCGACCTGCCCTATCCGCGCGTCGGACGCTGA
- the sigJ gene encoding RNA polymerase sigma factor SigJ, with amino-acid sequence MIEIVDTEATRVFADHRELMFSVVYNMLGSVADTEDVLQDAWLSWVSRNREEGSQIEHPRAYLVRLAVNHALDRRAAINRRRETYVGPWLPEPLVADEPAARDTIDAAEPALRAESVSMAMLVVLETLTPLERAVFVLHEVFGYPHAEIAEMLGRRTTAIRQLAHRAREHVHARRPRHQADPRVQREVTQKFLAAQLGGDMAGLMALLAPDVTFWSDGGGKRRAALRPVHGIDKVARLITSPIVLSHVPDIGVEYRWVNGDPSAVVFSGDAPFAVVVLDIDPVSEQVRGIYAVANPDKLTGIAGDQRPTRG; translated from the coding sequence ATGATCGAGATCGTGGACACGGAGGCGACGCGGGTGTTCGCCGACCATCGGGAGCTGATGTTCTCGGTGGTCTACAACATGCTCGGCAGCGTCGCCGACACCGAAGACGTGCTGCAGGACGCGTGGTTGTCCTGGGTATCGCGCAATCGGGAGGAAGGTTCGCAGATCGAGCATCCGCGCGCCTATCTGGTGCGCCTCGCGGTCAACCACGCGCTGGACCGGCGGGCCGCCATCAACCGCAGGCGCGAAACCTACGTCGGTCCCTGGCTGCCCGAGCCGCTGGTCGCCGACGAACCGGCGGCCCGCGACACCATCGACGCCGCCGAGCCCGCGTTGCGCGCGGAATCGGTCTCGATGGCGATGCTCGTCGTGCTGGAGACGCTGACGCCACTGGAGCGCGCGGTGTTCGTGCTGCACGAGGTATTCGGCTACCCGCACGCCGAGATCGCCGAGATGCTCGGTCGCCGCACCACCGCGATTCGGCAGCTCGCGCATCGGGCGCGCGAACACGTCCATGCCCGCAGGCCGCGCCACCAAGCCGACCCGCGGGTACAGCGGGAGGTGACGCAGAAGTTCCTGGCCGCTCAGCTCGGCGGCGACATGGCGGGGTTGATGGCGCTGCTGGCGCCGGATGTGACGTTCTGGTCCGATGGCGGCGGCAAGCGACGGGCGGCGCTGCGACCGGTCCACGGCATCGACAAGGTCGCCAGGCTGATCACCAGTCCCATTGTGCTGAGCCATGTTCCGGACATCGGCGTCGAGTACCGATGGGTGAACGGTGACCCGTCGGCGGTGGTGTTCTCCGGCGACGCGCCGTTCGCGGTCGTCGTGCTCGACATCGATCCGGTCTCCGAGCAGGTCCGGGGGATCTACGCGGTGGCCAATCCGGACAAGCTCACCGGGATCGCGGGGGATCAGCGTCCGACGCGCGGATAG
- a CDS encoding MFS transporter, whose amino-acid sequence MRTPTETPSFLTTRRGKLTLALLCLVAFLDFVDSSIVNVALPTIQHELGLSVSTLQWVTSGYLLTYGGLMLLGGRLADLLGRRRVLIAGTILVGTASAIGGLAETSGLLIGARFAQGVGAALMLPAALSILTTSFREGSDRTTALSVWGGTAGLASAAGVFLGGVLTEGPGWRWVFYVNTPVSVLVLAAVPFLVPNDRRNEIRGGFDVFGTALATGGLMLLVYGLVKAPEQGWGDARTIVQLGVATALLIGFLINERLTKDPLVPLSIFRIKGLAAANLTHLTLAAGMLAMFFFVTLYMQEVLGYGEFQAGNAYLPVSLTIGAVAGVTAKFIAKTGTRPLIIAGSVISGLGLIWLSRIPTDGSYLVDLLPAMVLMSIGLGVVFVANTTAANAGVPAEQAGLAAALLNTGQQIGGALGLAVLTAVATSRTAEQLTAGHAPLEAMTSGFRLALLIGGLITIGAAFIGWRTVNSRGEGASLPTAAPAETVAA is encoded by the coding sequence GTGCGTACACCCACCGAAACACCATCGTTTCTGACCACCCGCCGCGGCAAGCTCACGCTGGCGCTGCTGTGCCTGGTCGCCTTCCTCGACTTCGTCGACAGTTCGATCGTCAATGTCGCGCTGCCAACCATCCAGCACGAACTGGGGCTGTCGGTGTCGACACTGCAATGGGTCACCAGCGGCTACCTGTTGACCTACGGCGGGCTGATGCTGCTCGGCGGCCGCCTGGCCGACCTGCTCGGCCGGCGCCGGGTGCTGATCGCCGGGACGATCCTGGTCGGCACCGCTTCGGCCATCGGCGGCCTCGCCGAGACCAGCGGGTTGCTGATCGGCGCGCGCTTCGCCCAGGGCGTCGGCGCCGCGCTGATGCTGCCCGCGGCCCTGTCGATCCTCACCACCAGTTTCCGCGAGGGCTCCGACCGCACCACCGCGCTGAGCGTGTGGGGCGGAACGGCCGGACTCGCCTCTGCCGCAGGGGTTTTCCTCGGCGGCGTGCTGACCGAGGGGCCGGGGTGGCGCTGGGTCTTCTACGTCAACACCCCGGTGAGCGTGCTCGTGCTGGCCGCCGTTCCGTTCCTGGTGCCCAATGACCGGCGCAACGAGATCCGTGGTGGCTTCGATGTTTTCGGTACGGCGCTGGCGACCGGCGGCCTGATGCTGCTGGTCTACGGCTTGGTGAAAGCTCCGGAACAAGGGTGGGGCGACGCGCGCACCATTGTCCAACTCGGCGTGGCCACGGCACTGCTGATCGGGTTCCTGATCAATGAGCGATTGACCAAGGACCCGCTCGTCCCGCTGTCGATCTTCCGCATCAAGGGTCTCGCGGCGGCCAATCTGACCCACCTGACGCTGGCCGCGGGCATGCTCGCGATGTTCTTCTTCGTCACGCTGTACATGCAGGAGGTGCTTGGTTACGGGGAATTCCAGGCGGGCAACGCCTATCTGCCGGTCAGCCTCACCATCGGCGCCGTCGCCGGGGTGACCGCGAAGTTCATCGCCAAGACCGGCACCCGGCCGCTCATCATCGCCGGATCGGTGATTTCCGGGCTCGGCCTCATCTGGCTGTCGCGGATTCCCACCGATGGTTCCTACTTGGTCGATCTGCTGCCCGCCATGGTGCTGATGTCCATCGGACTGGGCGTGGTGTTCGTCGCCAACACCACCGCGGCGAACGCGGGCGTGCCCGCCGAGCAAGCCGGACTGGCCGCGGCACTGCTCAATACCGGCCAGCAGATCGGCGGTGCGCTCGGTCTGGCCGTGCTGACCGCGGTGGCCACTTCACGCACCGCGGAGCAGCTGACCGCCGGTCACGCACCCCTGGAGGCGATGACCTCCGGTTTCCGGCTCGCGCTGTTGATCGGCGGGCTCATCACGATCGGCGCCGCCTTCATCGGCTGGCGGACCGTCAACTCGCGTGGCGAGGGCGCGTCGCTTCCTACGGCGGCACCTGCGGAAACAGTCGCCGCATAA
- a CDS encoding nuclear transport factor 2 family protein encodes MATTHSSTTDSSLQEQLLRLLDDWMAAIVANDAARIADYMTEDWVMVSEKGVGTAEQFLTLVESGELTHSAMQRVGDARIKRYGNVAVLTVRATNTAHYQGKRFDADEWTTDVYVETERGWRCSLTQITTVATE; translated from the coding sequence ATGGCAACGACACACTCTTCCACCACGGACAGCTCGCTCCAGGAGCAGCTCCTGCGTCTGCTCGACGACTGGATGGCGGCGATCGTCGCCAACGACGCGGCCAGGATCGCCGACTACATGACCGAGGACTGGGTGATGGTCTCCGAGAAAGGCGTGGGGACGGCCGAGCAGTTCCTGACCCTCGTCGAGTCAGGTGAGCTGACGCATTCGGCGATGCAGCGGGTCGGTGACGCCAGGATCAAGCGCTACGGGAACGTCGCGGTGCTGACGGTGCGGGCCACCAATACCGCGCACTACCAAGGCAAGCGGTTCGACGCCGACGAATGGACGACGGACGTCTACGTCGAGACCGAGCGGGGGTGGCGGTGTTCGCTCACCCAGATCACCACGGTCGCGACCGAGTGA
- the recG gene encoding ATP-dependent DNA helicase RecG: MATLSDRLDHILGVKAAGSLVDAFDMHTVEDLLRHYPLRYATQGQPLTEEEPEDGSHITVIGRITKAELRPMRNRRGSLLKVVLDTGSGSGRGVDVTFFNGDKVKYVVREGLRAMMSGTVNYWRPGQWNLSHPGYLILPEADDESVGTMTTVRGGGDLRGLAQSAKGAGGVDTSFMEREFIPVYPATAKVQSWDVLACVRQVLDQLDPIDDPLPDEIRNDRALMKISDALRLIHLPERKSDIDQASERLRFDEALALQLVLAERRHEVSGRAARPCPPRPDGIAAEFQQRLPFELTAGQQQVIAEISADMSRSHPMHRLLQGEVGSGKTIVALQAMLQIVDAGQQCALLAPTEVLAAQHYRSLRGMLGDLASGGELGAAEHATKVVLVTGSMSAATKKAALLAAMTGEAGIVIGTHALIQDNVEFFDLGMVVVDEQHRFGVEQRDALRAKAKAGTSPHLLVMTATPIPRTIAMTTLGDLETSTLTELPRGRSPITSKVVPRRQHPNWVDRAWERIVEEVKAGRQAYVVCSRIGDDEESSGKSRNGKAKAAEPEKEGPTTQAALDVFETLRNGPLSEVRVGLLHGRLPADEKDQVMRAFNDGSVDVLVCTTVVEVGVDVPNATVMVIVDADRFGVSQLHQLRGRIGRGKHQGLCLLITDAAPGGSAMARLDAVAATTDGFELAVLDLRTRREGDVLGAAQSGTARSLRLLSLLDDLEVITAAQELAREVVEADPGLKKHPGLASMMHAAVDSERLEYLAKS; the protein is encoded by the coding sequence ATGGCGACCCTGAGTGATCGGCTCGACCATATTCTCGGCGTGAAGGCGGCGGGCTCGCTGGTCGACGCGTTCGACATGCACACGGTGGAGGACCTGCTCCGGCACTATCCGCTGCGCTACGCGACCCAGGGGCAGCCGCTCACCGAGGAAGAGCCGGAAGACGGTTCGCACATCACCGTGATCGGCCGGATCACCAAGGCCGAGCTGCGGCCGATGCGCAACCGCCGCGGTTCGCTGCTGAAGGTGGTGCTGGACACCGGTTCCGGCTCCGGCCGCGGCGTCGACGTCACCTTCTTCAATGGTGACAAGGTGAAATACGTTGTCCGCGAGGGGCTTCGGGCGATGATGTCGGGCACGGTGAACTACTGGCGGCCCGGTCAATGGAACCTGAGCCATCCCGGCTATCTGATCCTGCCCGAAGCCGACGACGAGTCGGTCGGCACGATGACCACCGTGCGCGGCGGCGGTGACCTGCGCGGTCTGGCGCAGAGCGCCAAAGGTGCCGGGGGAGTGGACACTTCGTTCATGGAACGCGAGTTCATCCCGGTCTACCCGGCCACCGCGAAGGTGCAGAGCTGGGATGTGCTCGCCTGCGTCCGGCAGGTCCTCGATCAGCTGGATCCGATCGACGACCCGCTGCCGGACGAGATCAGGAACGACCGGGCCCTGATGAAGATCTCCGACGCGTTGCGCCTGATCCACCTGCCGGAGCGCAAGTCCGACATCGACCAGGCCAGCGAGCGGCTGCGTTTCGACGAGGCACTGGCATTGCAGCTGGTGCTCGCCGAACGCCGCCACGAGGTGTCCGGTCGCGCCGCCCGCCCGTGTCCGCCGCGACCGGACGGCATTGCCGCCGAGTTCCAGCAGCGGCTGCCGTTCGAGCTGACCGCGGGCCAGCAGCAGGTGATCGCGGAGATCTCCGCGGACATGTCGCGCAGCCATCCGATGCACCGGTTGTTGCAGGGCGAGGTGGGCTCGGGCAAGACGATCGTCGCGTTGCAGGCGATGTTGCAGATCGTCGACGCGGGCCAGCAGTGCGCCTTGCTCGCGCCGACCGAAGTCCTTGCCGCCCAGCACTATCGGTCGCTGCGCGGCATGCTCGGCGACCTCGCCAGCGGCGGTGAGCTCGGCGCCGCCGAGCACGCGACGAAGGTCGTGCTGGTCACCGGTTCGATGTCGGCCGCGACCAAGAAGGCCGCGCTGCTGGCGGCGATGACTGGCGAGGCGGGCATCGTGATCGGCACGCACGCGCTGATCCAGGACAACGTCGAGTTCTTCGATCTCGGCATGGTGGTCGTCGACGAACAGCACCGCTTCGGTGTCGAACAGCGGGATGCGTTGCGCGCCAAGGCGAAAGCCGGAACCAGCCCGCATCTGCTGGTGATGACCGCGACACCGATCCCGCGCACCATCGCGATGACCACCCTCGGCGATCTGGAGACCTCCACACTCACCGAACTGCCGCGGGGTCGTTCCCCGATCACGTCCAAAGTCGTTCCGCGCAGACAACATCCGAACTGGGTCGACCGCGCCTGGGAGCGCATCGTCGAAGAGGTCAAGGCCGGTCGGCAGGCCTACGTCGTGTGTTCCCGCATCGGTGACGACGAGGAAAGCTCCGGCAAGTCCCGCAACGGCAAGGCGAAGGCCGCCGAACCCGAAAAGGAAGGCCCGACAACGCAGGCCGCGCTCGACGTCTTCGAGACGTTGCGCAACGGGCCGCTGTCCGAAGTGCGGGTCGGCCTGCTGCACGGCAGGCTGCCCGCGGACGAAAAAGATCAGGTGATGCGCGCGTTCAACGACGGGTCGGTCGACGTGCTGGTGTGCACCACCGTGGTCGAGGTCGGCGTGGACGTGCCGAACGCGACCGTCATGGTGATCGTCGACGCGGACCGCTTCGGCGTCAGCCAGCTGCATCAGCTGCGCGGCCGGATCGGCCGCGGCAAACACCAAGGACTGTGCCTGCTGATCACCGATGCCGCGCCGGGCGGCTCGGCCATGGCGCGACTGGACGCCGTCGCCGCCACCACCGACGGCTTCGAACTCGCCGTGCTCGACCTGCGCACCCGCCGCGAGGGCGACGTGCTCGGCGCGGCCCAGTCCGGAACGGCGCGCTCGCTGCGCCTGCTCTCGCTGCTCGACGACCTCGAAGTCATCACCGCCGCACAGGAACTCGCCCGCGAGGTGGTCGAGGCCGACCCCGGCCTGAAGAAGCACCCCGGCTTGGCGAGCATGATGCACGCCGCCGTCGACTCCGAGCGGCTGGAGTACCTTGCCAAGTCCTGA